A genomic window from Solanum stenotomum isolate F172 chromosome 10, ASM1918654v1, whole genome shotgun sequence includes:
- the LOC125841683 gene encoding NAC domain-containing protein 71-like, with translation MAGATLPPGFRFHPTDDELVGYYLKRKTDGLEIELEVIPEIDLYKFDPWELPEKSFLPNRDMKWFFCPRDKKYSNGSRANRATKAGYWKATGKDRKVVCHESEVVGYRKTLVFYRGRAPLGDRTDWMMHEYRLCDDVSQGATSFQGAFALCHIIKRNNVSSKTSDISLAISNNPVVLTAETCNDSNYSTPITSPYESTNLRMSHDHMILDSSMECPGDGTYLHYEFPSVASWQPNDQIEVTSSSTSPNLRGEVELSGNLSSFGCVSPYLIHGSYTGLYDSSVMSYEGNEGWNQANLGDFNGLWSHEDNFQ, from the exons ATGGCAGGGGCAACATTGCCTCCGGGTTTTCGATTTCATCCAACTGATGATGAATTAGTTGGATATTACTTGAAGAGGAAAACTGATGGActtgaaattgaattggaaGTTATTCCAGAAATAGACTTGTACAAATTTGATCCATGGGAACTTCCAG AGAAATCGTTCCTGCCAAATCGCGATATGAAGTGGTTCTTCTGTCCTCGAGACAAGAAGTACTCGAATGGCTCACGAGCCAATCGAGCCACTAAGGCTGGATACTGGAAAGCAACTGGTAAAGACAGGAAAGTTGTCTGTCATGAGTCTGAAGTTGTTGGATATCGAAAGACATTAGTGTTCTATCGCGGAAGAGCTCCTCTCGGAGACAGAACAGATTGGATGATGCACGAGTATCGTCTCTGTGATGATGTTTCACAAGGCGCTACGAGTTTCCAG GGGGCGTTTGCACTTTGTCATATCATCAAAAGAAACAATGTCTCATCGAAAACAAGTGATATTTCACTAGCAATCTCGAACAATCCTGTTGTTCTTACTGCTGAAACGTGCAACGATAGCAACTATTCGACTCCTATAACTTCTCCTTATGAATCTACAAACCTTAGGATGTCACATGATCATATGATTCTTGATTCTTCAATG GAATGTCCTGGAGATGGAACTTATCTGCACTATGAGTTCCCAAGCGTGGCATCGTGGCAACCAAATGATCAAATTGAGGTCACATCAAGCTCAACTTCCCCGAATTTAAGAGGGGAAGTTGAACTTTCGGGTAATCTTAGTAGCTTTGGTTGTGTATCTCCCTACTTGATTCATGGAAGCTACACGGGGCTTTACGATAGTAGTGTTATGTCATATGAAG GAAATGAAGGTTGGAATCAAGCTAATTTGGGAGATTTTAACGGTTTATGGTCACACGAAGATAACTTTCAGTAA
- the LOC125842665 gene encoding uncharacterized protein LOC125842665, with product MDEIEEKKMVEIFLKIIGPSPPCRLNVPSSIKVHELRKMIAGNRHMPIENLRLVLRGNVLHDSENGDDEVVQFNNGDSLIVAVKPKPPPRHFRDEFEDDDDDELRFQLPPSTSKWKRKLFYLLRDKLKFPDMLLMVIFSISPKVWVIIMTWFILASIARRYEVAPLFLLATGFGLIFYNLGHRKQGELSAYSVFNEDFRELPGTLNAEHIDRDIRAGRF from the exons ATGGATGAAATTGAAGAGAAGAAGATGGTAGAAATCTTTCTGAAAATCATCGGTCCTTCTCCGCCTTGTCGCCTTAATGTCCCTTCTTCCATCAAG GTACATGAATTGAGAAAGATGATTGCTGGGAATCGACATATGCCTATTGAAAATTTAAGACTTGTTCTGCGAGGAAATGTATTGCATGATAGTGAAAATGGAGATGACGAAGTAGTCCAATTCAACAACGGAG ATTCACTAATAGTTGCTGTCAAACCAAAGCCACCTCCTAGGCATTTTCGTGATGAATTTGAggatgacgatgatgatgaaCTG AGGTTTCAGTTACCCCCATCAACTAGTAAGTGGAAGAGGAAACTTTTTTATCTGCTACGTGATAAACTGAAATTTCCAG ATATGCTCTTGATGGTAATTTTCTCCATCAGTCCAAAGGTTTGGGTTATTATCATGACTTGGTTCATTCTGGCCTCTATTGCGCGAAGATATGAGGTTGCACCTTTATTT TTACTGGCGACTGGGTTTGGCCTCATCTTTTATAATCTTGGACACCGGAAGCAGGGAGAACTTAG TGCATATTCTGTATTCAATGAAGATTTTCGAGAACTGCCAGGAACCCTCAATGCAGAACATATTGACAGAGATATTCGGGCAGGTCGATTTTGA